From Chryseobacterium gallinarum, one genomic window encodes:
- a CDS encoding helix-turn-helix domain-containing protein, whose translation MREHFGTKPEVPDLLHNGDVCRILNISKRTLQHYRDTSVLPFIQIGHKCYYKREDVEALFEKSNRKIQ comes from the coding sequence ATGAGAGAACATTTCGGGACAAAGCCCGAAGTCCCCGACTTGTTGCACAATGGGGACGTGTGCCGAATACTCAACATCAGCAAGCGAACGCTCCAGCATTATCGGGATACTTCCGTATTGCCCTTCATTCAAATCGGGCATAAGTGCTACTACAAACGTGAGGATGTGGAAGCACTCTTCGAAAAGTCGAACCGAAAAATACAATGA
- a CDS encoding helix-turn-helix domain-containing protein gives MEHEIINKETPEMKQLISGIQEVSKRIREIAQTHRPLFGGEIYLTGREVCEHLFVSPRTLQDYRDKGIIPYTQIAGKILYKLSDLEKLLEENYKQRSF, from the coding sequence ATGGAACACGAAATCATAAATAAAGAAACGCCCGAAATGAAACAACTCATTTCGGGCATTCAAGAAGTAAGCAAACGTATTCGGGAGATTGCCCAAACGCATCGTCCGCTGTTCGGAGGAGAAATCTATCTCACGGGGAGAGAAGTGTGCGAACACCTTTTCGTCAGTCCTCGCACCTTGCAAGACTATCGGGACAAGGGCATTATTCCCTACACTCAAATCGCAGGGAAGATACTCTACAAGCTCTCCGACTTGGAGAAGCTTTTGGAAGAAAACTATAAGCAAAGATCTTTTTAG
- a CDS encoding VapE domain-containing protein yields the protein MKKEEKDNLSKNAQIEEFLSARYEFRYNTVLHRAEYRPRGTDDYTAIDRYRINTLKRALDKEADVQTSPENLYSIIESDFSPRVNPVQTYFQALPLTKGNAETITALPDCVSVTNPEKWREYLTKWLVAVVANAMDDKQCRNHTCLVLTGDQGKFKTTFLDLLCPPSLSDYRYTGKIYPQEKDVLSLIGQNLIINIDDQLKALNKRDENELKNLITCPQVKYRMPYEKHIEERPHLASFVASVNGNDFLTDPTGSRRFLPFEVLAIEIDRAKSIPMDAVYSEAKTRLNEGFRYWFNDEEIIELHRNSEAFQVYTTEMELLLRYFTFPTEAEKATKRFYMTNSEIVGYLSCYTRQSLSTKRMGEALRKAGYTRECHRVNGNPVYVYAVRKIYPEQPP from the coding sequence ATGAAAAAAGAAGAGAAGGACAACCTCTCCAAGAACGCCCAAATAGAAGAGTTCCTTTCGGCTCGGTATGAGTTTCGGTACAACACCGTGTTACACCGAGCGGAGTACCGTCCACGAGGAACGGACGATTACACAGCCATAGACCGCTACCGTATCAATACCCTCAAACGAGCTTTAGATAAGGAAGCCGATGTACAGACCTCGCCCGAGAACCTGTACAGCATCATCGAAAGCGATTTCTCCCCACGTGTTAATCCTGTACAAACCTATTTCCAAGCGTTACCGCTGACGAAAGGGAATGCGGAAACTATCACCGCCCTTCCCGACTGCGTGAGCGTAACCAACCCCGAGAAATGGAGGGAATACCTCACCAAGTGGTTAGTGGCAGTGGTCGCCAATGCGATGGACGACAAGCAATGCCGTAACCATACCTGCCTTGTACTGACAGGCGATCAGGGTAAGTTCAAGACCACGTTCCTTGATTTGCTCTGTCCTCCGTCTCTCTCCGATTACCGCTATACGGGGAAGATATACCCACAGGAGAAGGACGTGCTGAGCCTTATCGGTCAAAACCTCATCATCAACATTGACGACCAACTCAAAGCCCTTAACAAACGGGACGAGAATGAACTGAAGAACCTCATTACCTGTCCGCAGGTGAAGTACCGTATGCCCTACGAGAAGCATATCGAGGAGCGACCCCACTTGGCAAGTTTCGTGGCTTCGGTCAATGGCAACGACTTCCTCACCGACCCGACAGGGAGCAGACGCTTCCTGCCCTTTGAAGTATTGGCAATAGAGATAGACCGAGCCAAGAGCATTCCGATGGATGCCGTTTACAGCGAAGCCAAGACACGGTTGAATGAAGGGTTTCGCTATTGGTTCAATGATGAAGAGATTATTGAATTGCATAGAAACAGCGAAGCCTTCCAAGTCTATACGACAGAGATGGAACTGTTGCTCCGCTATTTTACTTTTCCCACGGAAGCAGAGAAAGCCACCAAGCGTTTCTATATGACCAATTCGGAGATAGTGGGGTATCTCTCCTGCTATACCCGACAATCCCTCTCCACCAAACGGATGGGTGAAGCCTTACGAAAGGCCGGTTATACAAGGGAGTGCCACAGGGTAAACGGCAATCCCGTATATGTCTATGCCGTCCGTAAGATTTACCCCGAGCAACCGCCATAG
- a CDS encoding copper resistance protein NlpE N-terminal domain-containing protein, with translation MNRKMIEALLLSVVTFCGCNNKMAHTSEPVDVTDNMGMYSATLPCASCPGIHTHLTLNADSTAYLTRMYMDSDNTSETVDGKWSFTDSIFTVKTFDGETQMYKLISADLLAQIGEKKEVKEEYMLKKETEMLADKFVGTYNCGSDEKGAYKQMLTITKINDRRVEVAIAQTGGSGKGCEFKGQGTIVNNQIEINMKDVNPDMKSVMTIRPMNNGNEMNVFTSKFDDRYDLMFFCGGGGSLAGDYRRE, from the coding sequence ATGAACAGAAAAATGATTGAAGCATTATTGCTGTCCGTAGTGACATTTTGCGGATGTAACAATAAGATGGCTCATACAAGCGAACCGGTTGACGTTACGGACAACATGGGTATGTACTCCGCTACACTGCCTTGCGCATCTTGCCCGGGTATCCACACACACCTGACTCTGAACGCAGATAGCACAGCCTATCTGACAAGAATGTATATGGACTCGGATAATACGTCTGAAACAGTAGATGGTAAATGGTCATTTACCGACAGCATATTTACCGTTAAAACATTTGATGGCGAAACGCAAATGTATAAACTGATTTCTGCAGACCTATTGGCTCAAATCGGCGAAAAGAAAGAGGTGAAAGAGGAGTATATGCTCAAAAAAGAAACTGAAATGTTGGCAGACAAGTTCGTGGGCACATATAACTGCGGTTCTGACGAAAAAGGTGCTTACAAACAAATGCTGACAATTACTAAAATAAACGACAGGCGCGTGGAAGTGGCTATCGCACAAACCGGCGGTTCTGGAAAGGGATGTGAATTTAAAGGTCAAGGTACAATTGTGAACAACCAGATTGAGATTAACATGAAGGATGTTAATCCTGATATGAAATCGGTAATGACCATTCGCCCAATGAATAACGGCAACGAAATGAATGTATTCACCTCTAAGTTCGACGACCGTTACGACTTGATGTTCTTCTGCGGTGGTGGCGGTAGCTTGGCCGGTGACTACCGGAGGGAGTAG
- a CDS encoding site-specific integrase, with protein MRSTFRILFYINKNKTKADGTTAILCRITIDGANVVISTGESTTPHDWSVKRGETTDKKTNQRLQTFREEIEQGYNTLLYKYGAVSAELLKNHLQGIGRTPTTLLALSADELKAQRESKSEGTYSNNRSSDKQLNAFVRNRGEEDIPLTALTIDFFDDYRFYLKKEGYAPATINKHLCWLSRLMYRAVSQGTIRFNPFEEVKYEAVERKPRFLSKGEVAKLLAFPLQEEGAELSRRMFLFSVFTGLAFADLQSLRASQIETNSEGKRYIRKARQKTEVESLIPLHPIAEQILSLYTKEKSKRDYKNDNESDCKTLPDTKIFPDTISKGKLFTYLKSVGLACGIRTPLTWHVARHSFGTLTLEAGIPMESIAKMMGHSSIASTQIYAQITDQKIANDMDKLINRKKAEARFIL; from the coding sequence ATGCGCAGTACATTCAGAATCCTATTCTATATCAATAAGAACAAGACCAAAGCGGACGGCACAACGGCAATCCTTTGCCGTATCACCATAGACGGAGCGAACGTAGTGATAAGCACTGGGGAAAGCACGACTCCTCACGATTGGAGCGTGAAGCGAGGAGAAACAACGGACAAGAAGACCAACCAACGCCTGCAAACCTTTCGGGAGGAAATTGAGCAAGGGTACAATACTTTGCTTTATAAATATGGAGCGGTGAGTGCCGAACTTCTGAAGAACCACCTGCAAGGCATCGGGAGGACTCCAACGACACTTCTTGCCCTTAGTGCAGACGAACTCAAAGCGCAGCGAGAAAGCAAGAGTGAGGGAACGTATAGCAACAATCGAAGTTCCGATAAACAGCTCAATGCTTTTGTGCGAAATCGTGGCGAAGAGGATATTCCCCTAACGGCTCTAACGATAGACTTTTTTGATGATTACCGTTTTTATTTGAAGAAGGAGGGCTATGCTCCTGCAACGATAAACAAGCATCTCTGTTGGTTGAGTCGGTTGATGTACCGAGCTGTCAGCCAAGGGACAATACGCTTCAATCCGTTTGAAGAGGTGAAGTATGAAGCCGTGGAGCGCAAACCTCGTTTCCTGAGCAAGGGCGAGGTGGCAAAGCTCTTGGCATTCCCTTTGCAGGAAGAAGGGGCGGAACTGAGCCGAAGAATGTTTCTTTTTTCTGTCTTTACGGGTTTGGCATTTGCCGACTTGCAGAGCCTAAGAGCTTCGCAAATCGAAACGAACAGTGAGGGGAAGCGGTATATCCGCAAGGCAAGACAAAAAACGGAAGTGGAGAGTTTGATCCCCCTGCATCCGATAGCGGAGCAGATACTCTCCCTTTACACAAAAGAAAAAAGCAAGAGGGATTATAAGAACGACAACGAGAGCGATTGCAAGACACTCCCAGACACGAAGATATTCCCCGATACGATAAGCAAAGGCAAGCTATTCACTTACCTCAAATCCGTAGGTTTGGCGTGTGGCATTCGAACTCCGCTAACTTGGCACGTTGCCCGCCATAGCTTCGGTACGCTGACTTTGGAGGCTGGTATCCCGATGGAGAGCATTGCCAAGATGATGGGGCATTCATCCATTGCCAGCACACAAATTTACGCTCAAATCACTGACCAAAAGATTGCAAACGATATGGACAAGTTAATAAACAGGAAGAAAGCAGAGGCTAGATTTATATTGTAG
- a CDS encoding IS1380-like element IS612 family transposase, whose protein sequence is MAKIQIKSEKLTPFGGFFSIMEKFDSMLSPVIDSTLGQRCSSIFGYQFSEIVRSLMSVYFCGGSCVEDVTSQLMRHLSYHPTLRTCSSDTILRAIKELTQENISYTSDQGKTYDFNTADKLNTLLINALVSTGELKEIEEYDVDFDHQFLETEKYDAKPTYKKFLGYRPGVYVIGDKIVYIENSDGNTNVRFHQADTHKRFFALLESQNIRVNRFRADCGSCSKEIVSEIEKHCKHFYIRANRCSSLYNDIFALRGWKTEEINGIQFELNSILVEKWEGKCYRLVIQRQRRNSGDLDLWEGEYTYRCILTNDYKSSTRDIVEFYNLRGGKERIFDDMNNGFGWSRLPKSFMAENTVFLLLTALIHNFYKTIMSRLDTKAFGLKKTSRIKAFVFRFISVPAKWIMTARQYVLNIYTENRAYAKPFKTEFG, encoded by the coding sequence ATGGCAAAAATACAAATTAAATCTGAGAAACTCACACCTTTTGGAGGATTTTTTTCAATCATGGAGAAATTTGACTCCATGCTTTCACCCGTTATCGACTCAACACTGGGTCAGAGATGCAGCAGTATCTTCGGATATCAGTTCAGCGAGATAGTCCGTTCGCTGATGAGCGTTTATTTCTGTGGCGGCTCATGCGTGGAAGATGTAACGTCACAACTGATGCGCCATCTCTCGTATCATCCTACCCTTCGTACATGCAGCTCTGATACCATCCTCAGAGCCATCAAGGAACTGACACAGGAAAACATCTCCTATACTTCCGACCAAGGCAAGACCTATGATTTCAATACTGCAGACAAACTCAACACATTGCTTATAAACGCTTTGGTTTCTACAGGCGAGTTGAAGGAAATTGAGGAATACGATGTTGACTTTGACCATCAGTTCCTTGAAACGGAGAAGTATGATGCAAAACCGACCTACAAAAAGTTCCTCGGCTACAGGCCTGGCGTATATGTTATCGGTGACAAGATAGTCTATATCGAGAACAGCGATGGTAACACGAATGTGCGTTTTCATCAGGCAGACACCCATAAGAGATTCTTCGCTCTTCTGGAATCCCAGAACATCCGTGTAAATCGCTTCAGGGCAGACTGCGGTTCCTGCTCGAAGGAAATCGTCAGTGAGATAGAGAAGCATTGCAAACATTTCTACATCCGTGCCAACCGATGCAGTTCGCTCTACAATGACATCTTTGCTCTGAGAGGATGGAAGACGGAGGAGATTAACGGCATCCAGTTCGAACTCAATTCCATTCTCGTTGAGAAATGGGAAGGCAAGTGCTATCGTCTTGTCATCCAGAGACAAAGACGCAACAGTGGCGACCTTGACCTGTGGGAAGGCGAATACACTTACCGTTGTATTCTGACCAACGATTACAAGTCATCGACAAGGGACATTGTTGAATTCTACAATCTGCGTGGCGGCAAGGAACGTATCTTTGACGACATGAACAACGGATTCGGTTGGAGCAGGCTCCCCAAGTCATTCATGGCGGAGAATACTGTCTTTCTTCTGCTTACTGCATTGATACACAATTTCTACAAGACCATCATGAGCAGGCTTGACACCAAGGCTTTTGGGCTCAAGAAAACGAGTCGCATAAAGGCTTTTGTCTTCAGATTCATCTCCGTACCTGCCAAGTGGATCATGACTGCAAGGCAATACGTGCTGAATATCTACACAGAGAACCGAGCTTATGCAAAACCCTTCAAAACAGAATTCGGATAA
- a CDS encoding site-specific integrase, translating to MQTGKFKVLLYLKKSGLDKSGQAPIMGRITYGRTIAQFSCKLSCDPKLWNARESRLNGKSREAVATNGKLERLLLAVQSAYRVLCERGVVFTATDIKEQFQGSMQSQTTFLERYDRMVEEMEQKVGIEIKATTMRGYYTIRKHLQAFICEKYHTTDIPFGQIEEDFLECLQHYSVGKLGHSQGHYRKMALSVKKVCRLAYRECLTERQLFAHVEIERGENKQPRALDRASLDKLLGLTFEPYEAELATARNLFLFSCYTGVAYCDMIALNREHLFTDDEGTLWLKFRRQKTNTLCRVKLLSEAVRLIERYQSDERNTLFAPIVYSAYLVQLKALQLRAGISIPLSAHVGRHTFATLITLERGVPIETVSRMLGHSNIQTTERYAHVTPKKLFDEFELFLSFTENLTLTL from the coding sequence ATGCAAACAGGCAAATTCAAGGTTTTGCTCTACCTGAAAAAGAGCGGATTGGACAAGTCGGGGCAAGCCCCGATAATGGGACGAATAACATACGGACGAACAATAGCCCAATTTAGTTGTAAGCTTTCATGCGATCCCAAGCTGTGGAATGCTCGTGAGAGCAGACTGAACGGGAAGAGCCGTGAAGCAGTGGCCACGAATGGCAAGTTAGAACGCTTGCTTCTCGCAGTGCAGTCGGCTTATAGAGTGCTTTGCGAGAGAGGTGTAGTCTTTACGGCAACAGACATCAAGGAGCAGTTTCAAGGAAGTATGCAAAGCCAGACAACCTTCTTGGAGCGATACGACCGAATGGTCGAAGAGATGGAGCAAAAGGTGGGCATCGAAATAAAGGCTACGACTATGAGGGGTTACTATACTATTCGTAAGCATCTGCAAGCTTTTATCTGTGAGAAGTACCACACGACAGATATTCCTTTCGGTCAGATTGAAGAAGACTTCTTGGAGTGCTTGCAACATTACTCTGTCGGAAAGCTGGGACATTCGCAAGGTCATTATCGTAAGATGGCTTTGTCAGTAAAGAAAGTCTGCCGTTTGGCGTATCGTGAGTGCTTGACAGAGCGACAACTATTCGCCCACGTAGAGATAGAACGAGGTGAGAATAAACAACCTCGTGCGTTGGACAGAGCCTCATTGGATAAGTTGTTGGGCTTGACATTTGAGCCTTATGAAGCGGAGTTGGCGACCGCTCGCAATCTCTTTCTCTTCTCCTGTTATACGGGCGTTGCCTATTGCGATATGATCGCTTTGAATCGGGAACACCTCTTTACGGACGATGAGGGGACGTTGTGGCTGAAGTTCCGCAGACAAAAGACGAATACCCTTTGCCGTGTGAAACTCCTATCCGAAGCGGTGCGTTTGATAGAGCGATATCAATCGGATGAGCGCAACACTCTCTTTGCTCCCATTGTTTACTCAGCTTACCTCGTCCAACTCAAAGCCTTACAACTTCGGGCAGGTATCTCCATTCCCCTTTCGGCACACGTTGGTCGCCACACTTTTGCCACCTTGATTACTTTGGAACGTGGTGTTCCCATTGAAACGGTAAGCCGAATGTTGGGACACAGCAATATCCAAACGACCGAGCGATACGCCCACGTTACCCCAAAGAAACTCTTCGATGAGTTCGAGCTGTTTCTCTCTTTCACTGAAAACCTAACCTTAACCCTGTAA
- a CDS encoding GlcG/HbpS family heme-binding protein codes for MRFCFIFMLLFLHVGMKAQSKQVYEPILTGDMAMKIAQAAFEEAEKNGFKICVTIVDRSGQVLSVLRHQDAGVHTLRASYKKAFTANSQKRETSEILKGVKEGKIPEDIRYLDENILIMDGGVPVFIDGKVVGGIGVGGAHGSEDVRIAKVGLAVMEIIINNLNNK; via the coding sequence ATGAGATTTTGTTTTATATTTATGTTGCTATTTCTGCATGTGGGAATGAAAGCACAGTCAAAACAGGTTTATGAACCAATTTTGACAGGAGATATGGCAATGAAGATTGCGCAAGCAGCCTTTGAAGAAGCTGAAAAAAACGGCTTTAAGATTTGCGTCACTATTGTAGACCGGTCGGGACAAGTCCTTTCGGTATTGAGACATCAGGACGCAGGCGTGCACACGTTGAGAGCCAGTTACAAAAAAGCTTTCACAGCCAATTCCCAGAAAAGAGAAACCTCAGAGATTCTTAAAGGGGTCAAAGAAGGTAAGATACCAGAGGATATTCGTTATCTGGATGAAAATATTTTAATTATGGATGGGGGTGTTCCTGTTTTTATTGATGGGAAGGTTGTAGGTGGAATAGGTGTCGGAGGCGCTCATGGTAGTGAAGATGTCCGCATTGCTAAAGTAGGTTTGGCTGTAATGGAAATAATAATTAACAACTTAAATAATAAATAA
- a CDS encoding GlcG/HbpS family heme-binding protein yields MNKLTKLILGVLFVLFIGDYHLSAQCVNKSLDLTQNGALKLAEQAKVEAKKMGKNVSVAVVNSSGATILLLKGDNVGVHNTEASRRKAYTSVSTKSASWDLMKKVLSDSSSGNLESMPELLLLGGGVPIWKDGILIGAIGVSGAGGGENDHKIAKEAVEYLGFTIQP; encoded by the coding sequence ATGAACAAGTTAACAAAACTAATTTTAGGAGTTCTCTTTGTGCTTTTTATAGGAGATTATCATCTGTCGGCACAATGCGTAAATAAATCTCTTGATTTAACACAAAATGGAGCCTTGAAATTGGCTGAGCAGGCGAAAGTGGAAGCGAAGAAGATGGGCAAAAATGTATCTGTAGCTGTAGTAAATTCTTCCGGAGCTACAATTCTACTTTTGAAGGGAGATAATGTCGGCGTTCATAATACCGAAGCATCTCGAAGGAAAGCATATACTTCAGTATCTACAAAATCTGCAAGTTGGGACTTAATGAAAAAGGTGTTATCGGATTCTTCTTCTGGAAATCTGGAATCAATGCCTGAATTGTTGCTTTTAGGAGGAGGTGTTCCTATATGGAAAGACGGCATATTGATCGGAGCCATTGGAGTTTCCGGAGCTGGTGGTGGTGAAAATGACCATAAGATCGCAAAAGAAGCAGTAGAGTATTTAGGATTTACTATTCAACCATGA
- the uraH gene encoding hydroxyisourate hydrolase, with amino-acid sequence MKRFVLIISLLLGFFSFTFAQDVKFQLSSHILDITQGRPASGVSIRLSKLNGDKDWVIIDEKITDKNGRIKDFLKENGTDHRGIYKLTYFTLPYFERLKQASFYPFIEVVFEIKDDSHYHVPITLSPYGYSTYRGN; translated from the coding sequence ATGAAACGATTCGTATTAATAATATCATTATTGTTGGGATTCTTTAGTTTTACATTTGCTCAGGATGTGAAGTTTCAATTATCCAGCCATATTTTAGATATTACTCAAGGTCGTCCTGCATCTGGAGTAAGTATTAGACTTTCGAAATTGAATGGAGATAAAGACTGGGTAATCATTGATGAAAAGATTACAGATAAAAATGGACGTATCAAAGATTTTTTGAAAGAGAATGGAACCGATCATAGAGGTATTTACAAGTTGACATATTTTACATTACCTTATTTCGAGCGGCTTAAACAGGCTAGTTTTTATCCTTTTATAGAAGTCGTTTTTGAAATAAAAGACGACAGCCATTACCATGTACCTATTACGCTTAGCCCATACGGATACTCAACATATAGGGGAAATTGA